A window from Acidobacteriota bacterium encodes these proteins:
- a CDS encoding DEAD/DEAH box helicase gives MPRRTFKTGASKPIAAPDAEALFHDLKRRSSSIQHLWAHQADLIRLYHSDHQESAHVALELPTGAGKTLVGLLIGEYRRRLGERVLYLCPTRQLVHQVSEQASDYGIPARVVLPKTYQDINDYHLGAVVAVTTYSALFNTNPRFTDPQLILLDDAHAGEDYIAGLWSPRISRVEHDDIYKAILNLFKKHLDPWFRRSLFTTSPSPEVRFKVELLPLPHILSTLPALIDLLEEKLTDKAKFPWSMVREALRACNIFVSWGEILIRPLSPPTMRHAPFAEAKQRVYMSATLGAGGELERITGVRKIQRIPVPKQWERHSAGRRLFILPNRSMDPTSIDALQARVVTQATRATVLTPTLFVANKVERNLKKAKIHVMTASDIEESLDSFAKSRNTALVLTNRYDGLDLPDEACRLLVVDDLPGGVNLQEHFFLTRLRASSLLRDRLRTRFTQAVGRCSRGPNDYAAVLLAGSRLFEFCAKPDNRIGMHPELQAELEFGIQNSEDLSIPVVVDLLDQFYQQGPDWEVADDDIKIRRETKHRVADPVAGQLAAVVAAEIDYVYSLWIQDYDTALERAIAVSDGLSGDSLKGYRGFWYYNAGTAAWLAAQQPQRPDMRARARELFKRAAKASKSVPWFAELGTLSSTAPPPNDVEHGRVAEAVYSRLEEMGFVGPHFEQQMSAFEAALASTAAETFEPALSLLGRLLGWEAYKPLGDGRPDSVWLLGDQLAIAFEAKSGEKPEGGISIKTVRQALTHAATVKSEGVLASNGDVLVAVASPRVRIDPTAASLANDLRYVSLEGLQEIGANVRATLRRLRANLGTTTDAERAVTVICEAYVENELMPTNVRGAVTAARLKTLPKVSG, from the coding sequence AGGCTGATTTGATTCGCCTTTATCACTCCGACCATCAAGAATCAGCCCACGTCGCGCTTGAGCTGCCAACCGGCGCCGGCAAGACTTTGGTCGGGCTGCTCATTGGCGAGTATAGACGCCGGCTCGGTGAGAGAGTCCTCTACCTGTGCCCAACCCGACAGCTTGTGCATCAGGTCTCCGAGCAGGCCAGCGATTACGGAATTCCCGCGCGGGTCGTCCTGCCGAAAACCTATCAAGACATCAACGACTACCATCTCGGAGCGGTAGTTGCGGTCACGACTTACAGCGCTCTATTCAACACGAACCCGAGGTTTACCGATCCACAGCTCATTCTGTTAGATGATGCTCACGCAGGCGAGGACTACATCGCTGGTCTTTGGTCACCTCGGATCTCTCGTGTCGAACATGACGACATCTACAAAGCCATACTGAATCTGTTCAAGAAGCATCTCGACCCGTGGTTTCGGCGCTCCCTTTTCACTACGTCTCCGTCACCTGAGGTTCGCTTCAAGGTCGAATTACTCCCACTACCTCACATCCTGAGCACGCTCCCCGCCTTGATCGATTTGCTCGAAGAGAAATTGACCGACAAAGCGAAGTTCCCGTGGAGCATGGTGCGCGAAGCGCTTCGGGCCTGCAATATCTTCGTGAGCTGGGGTGAAATCCTCATTCGCCCTTTGAGTCCACCGACAATGCGACACGCACCGTTTGCCGAGGCCAAGCAGAGAGTCTACATGTCCGCCACACTGGGCGCCGGTGGCGAACTTGAGCGTATTACAGGCGTCCGAAAGATCCAGCGTATCCCTGTACCAAAACAGTGGGAGCGCCACAGCGCCGGCCGCAGACTATTCATTCTGCCCAACCGCTCAATGGATCCCACCAGTATAGATGCTCTGCAAGCACGGGTCGTGACACAAGCGACGCGCGCGACGGTGCTGACGCCTACTTTGTTTGTTGCAAATAAAGTTGAACGCAATCTCAAGAAGGCAAAGATCCATGTCATGACAGCTTCAGATATAGAAGAATCGCTCGATTCCTTCGCCAAATCAAGGAATACGGCCCTCGTTCTTACTAATCGATACGACGGCCTTGATCTTCCTGACGAAGCGTGTAGACTGCTAGTCGTCGACGACCTGCCTGGTGGAGTCAATTTACAGGAACACTTTTTCCTAACGCGGCTTCGCGCGAGTTCTCTGTTGCGGGACCGCCTGAGGACCCGCTTCACCCAAGCTGTTGGCCGGTGTTCCCGCGGTCCGAACGACTACGCCGCAGTTTTGTTGGCAGGTAGCCGCCTCTTCGAGTTCTGTGCGAAACCAGACAATCGTATCGGAATGCATCCCGAGCTGCAGGCAGAACTGGAATTCGGGATCCAGAACAGTGAAGACTTGTCGATTCCTGTAGTCGTTGACTTGCTCGACCAATTCTACCAACAGGGCCCGGACTGGGAAGTGGCCGACGACGACATCAAGATTCGTAGAGAAACAAAGCACAGAGTCGCTGATCCCGTCGCTGGTCAACTCGCGGCCGTTGTAGCCGCGGAGATCGACTATGTCTATTCGCTTTGGATACAGGATTATGACACCGCCCTCGAACGCGCCATTGCGGTCAGCGATGGCCTTAGTGGGGACAGCCTAAAGGGCTACCGCGGCTTCTGGTATTACAATGCTGGTACCGCCGCGTGGCTGGCGGCCCAACAGCCACAGCGGCCCGACATGAGAGCACGAGCTAGGGAACTCTTTAAGCGGGCAGCAAAGGCCTCGAAGTCCGTGCCGTGGTTTGCGGAGTTGGGCACTCTGTCGTCAACTGCTCCCCCGCCGAACGACGTGGAGCACGGTCGAGTGGCGGAGGCGGTCTACTCTCGACTGGAGGAGATGGGATTCGTGGGTCCACACTTTGAGCAGCAGATGAGCGCTTTTGAGGCGGCTCTAGCCTCTACTGCAGCAGAAACGTTCGAGCCCGCGCTGTCGTTACTCGGACGTCTGTTGGGGTGGGAGGCCTACAAGCCTCTGGGGGATGGTCGGCCCGATAGTGTCTGGCTTCTCGGCGACCAACTGGCGATTGCGTTTGAAGCGAAGAGCGGCGAAAAACCAGAAGGAGGAATTTCCATCAAGACCGTTCGACAGGCCTTAACGCATGCGGCTACCGTCAAGAGTGAGGGGGTCCTCGCAAGCAACGGGGACGTTCTTGTGGCAGTGGCATCCCCCAGAGTCAGGATAGATCCTACAGCTGCGAGCCTTGCGAACGACCTTCGGTACGTCAGCTTGGAAGGCTTGCAGGAGATTGGAGCCAATGTTCGTGCCACGTTGAGGAGGCTTCGGGCTAATCTCGGCACTACGACAGACGCCGAGCGGGCGGTAACCGTAATTTGTGAGGCGTATGTGGAGAACGAACTAATGCCGACGAACGTTAGGGGTGCTGTAACGGCGGCTAGGCTCAAGACGCTACCGAAAGTTTCTGGATAG
- a CDS encoding hemerythrin domain-containing protein: MELRRLIASAKTTIRVNGARGAHASNAMKRHPGLVPLSRDHHHGLVLARRLILGRSTNPRADWPAERAQQVARLIDFFETDLRRHFEIEEAHVFPAAARDVRDGASRTRALIAEHEVMRGMVRDLLADPTSRLAERLTAFGELLETHIHTEERILFEQMQAACEPEVLEDLGARIADAAADTPGCRL, translated from the coding sequence ATGGAACTGCGCAGATTGATCGCATCTGCAAAGACTACAATCCGGGTCAACGGCGCCCGCGGGGCGCACGCGAGCAACGCGATGAAGCGACACCCCGGTCTCGTCCCGCTCTCCCGCGACCACCACCACGGCCTGGTGCTGGCCCGGCGGTTGATCCTGGGGCGTTCCACCAACCCGCGGGCGGACTGGCCGGCGGAGCGGGCGCAGCAGGTAGCCCGCCTCATCGACTTCTTCGAGACCGATCTGCGGCGGCACTTCGAGATCGAGGAAGCGCACGTCTTTCCGGCCGCGGCGCGGGACGTTCGTGACGGCGCCAGCCGCACGCGGGCCCTGATCGCCGAGCACGAGGTCATGCGCGGTATGGTCCGCGATCTCCTGGCCGATCCGACCTCCCGCCTCGCAGAGCGGCTGACCGCCTTCGGCGAGTTGCTCGAGACGCACATCCACACGGAAGAGCGGATCCTGTTCGAGCAGATGCAGGCCGCGTGCGAACCGGAGGTGCTGGAAGACCTCGGCGCACGGATCGCGGACGCCGCCGCGGACACGCCGGGGTGCCGCCTCTGA